In Planctomycetia bacterium, a genomic segment contains:
- a CDS encoding isochorismatase family cysteine hydrolase — MNTALLLVDVINDLVFPEGEQLLAAALPMAKSINRLKAAATRREIPIIYVNDNFGHWRSDFRAQVEHCLHDNVPGRAVAKNVTPGKDDYFVLKPMHSGFYGTALELLLRHLDVRRLILCGTATNICVFFTASDAYMRGFELWIPADCVAANSEQLSTEALSVMQTVLKADVRSSMERGLDDWDDPTSGTVKHDRLLKES, encoded by the coding sequence ATGAATACTGCACTGTTGCTAGTCGACGTGATCAACGACCTCGTATTCCCCGAAGGAGAGCAACTGCTCGCGGCGGCGCTGCCGATGGCGAAGAGTATCAACAGACTGAAGGCGGCAGCCACGCGACGCGAAATCCCCATCATCTATGTCAATGACAATTTCGGTCATTGGCGTTCCGACTTCCGGGCCCAGGTCGAGCACTGCCTCCACGATAACGTGCCGGGCAGAGCAGTCGCGAAGAACGTCACGCCAGGAAAGGACGACTACTTCGTTCTCAAGCCCATGCACTCCGGCTTCTACGGCACGGCGTTGGAACTGCTTTTGCGTCATCTCGACGTGCGTCGACTGATTCTTTGCGGCACGGCGACGAACATCTGCGTATTTTTCACGGCCAGCGACGCCTACATGCGCGGCTTCGAGCTCTGGATTCCGGCGGATTGCGTCGCGGCGAATTCGGAGCAGCTGTCGACGGAGGCATTGAGTGTGATGCAAACGGTGCTCAAGGCGGATGTCCGCTCCAGCATGGAGCGCGGGCTTGACGACTGGGACGACCCGACCTCTGGGACTGTGAAGCACGATCGATTGCTCAAAGAGTCGTAG